The Coregonus clupeaformis isolate EN_2021a chromosome 6, ASM2061545v1, whole genome shotgun sequence genome has a segment encoding these proteins:
- the LOC121568043 gene encoding CXADR-like membrane protein, with product MGFPVVSGAVMSATFRSLFLVLLSLLKAGAQTEMKRVVGDNATLPCHHQFWQSNAQSLDIEWLLQKPNSKQRVIITFFGGQVYTNEVTSEASRLSFAGDYLKGDASLLLSDLQLTDSGEYHCKVKTGGKYHWSHVKLIVLVKPSKPRCWMDGRLLEGSDVKLSCKSNDGSDPIKYNWERVLDKGKSVGKLPILALRDLKNPAIVTLRNLTKDSTGVYKCTASNDVGEENCIIEVTMQYVRGMGVLAGAVVGVSFGVLLIILIIWLVFRKKEKKKYEEEETPNEIREDAEAPKAKLVKPNSLSSSRSGSSRSGASSTQSMVHTTVPRGHRPRPPAIAALKENGQPHDFPQSPPAYTTVVPPNKTPEPPGTPKFNINSRNQISGPTPPTLMVPAQTKAFQTV from the exons tgctgCTGAGCCTGCTGAAGGCCGGCGCCCAGACAGAAATGAAGAGAGTCGTCGGAGACAACGCCACCCTGCCGTGCCACCATCAGTTCTGGCAGTCCAATGCGCAGTCCCTCGACATCGAGTGGCTACTGCAGAAGCCCAACTCCAAGCAGAGAGTG atCATCACGTTTTTCGGGGGCCAGGTGTACACCAATGAGGTGACCAGCGAGGCCAGTCGTCTGTCCTTCGCCGGGGACTACCTGAAAGGAGACGCCTCCCTGCTCCTCAGTGACCTACAGCTGACGGACTCTGGGGAGTACCACTGCAAGGTCAAGACGGGGGGAAAGTACCACTGGAGCCATGTCAAACTCATTGTGCTGG TGAAGCCCTCTAAGCCGCGATGCTGGATGGACGGCAGGCTGTTGGAGGGCAGTGATGTTAAACTGAGCTGCAAATCCAATGACGGCTCAGACCCTATCAAATACAATTGGGAGAGGGTGCTGGATAAGGGAAAGAGTGTTGGGAAACTCCCCATACTGGCACTGAGAG ATCTGAAGAATCCAGCGATCGTCACCCTGCGGAACCTTACGAAGGACAGTACAGGTGTCTACAAGTGCACCGCCAGCAATGACGTGGGAGAGGAGAACTGCATCATCGAGGTCACCATGCAAT ATGTTCGAGGGATGGGCGTGCTGGCAGGTGCCGTGGTGGGCGTCTCCTTTGGTGTTCTCCTCATCATCCTAATCATCTGGCTCGTCTTCcgcaagaaggagaagaagaagtatgaggaggaggagactcCCAACGAGATCCG GGAAGATGCTGAGGCTCCCAAGGCCAAGCTGGTGAAGCCCAACTCTCTGTCCTCATCCCGCTCTGGCAGCTCCCGCTCTGGGGCCTCCTCAACACAGTCCATGGTGCACACCACCGTCCCCCGCGGGCACCGCCCTCGGCCCCCAGCCATAGCTGCCCTTAAGGAGAACGGACAGCCCCATGACTTCCCTCAGTCCCCCCCAGCCTACACCACGGTGGTACCCCCGAACAAGACCCCTGAGCCCCCCGGCACCCCCAAATTCAACATCAACTCCAGGAACCAGATCTCTGGGCCCACTCCCCCCACTCTCATGGTCCCTGCCCAGACCAAGGCCTTTCAAACTGTGTAG